CCTTGGCGAGGTCCTGGTCCGATACCGTCGCACCGTAAACGTGGCAGTTGCCATAGACGTCGCATTCATGCACGTGGATGGCGGCGAAATCCGGATAGAGAGCCGGGAAGGCCGCGTACTTCTGTCCCGTGAACGGACAGAGGATCTCCTTCGCGGCGCTGTATTTAAACGTGTCGGTACCCATGATGTTGCGCGCCGGCATGAACGAAAGCCCCATCGCCGCGGCTTTTATCCGCCAGGACAGCGTCGCGTTTGTCCACTCCGTAAGTTCCACTTTGCCACTCTCGATGTAGCGTCGCGCGTTGGGGGAAAGGCCGCGCGCCTCGAGCCCGATGATATAGGCGATATCGCACCGGTCGAAGACCTCGCCGGCCGACAGTATCTGGAAGTCATGCGTCGAGGTGTGGCCCGCAAAGCCAAGACCCTTCTTCCCCTGCCGGACGATCTCATGGCAAATGGCGGTCGGTATCCTGTTGGCTCCGAATCCTCCGATCGCGAAATAGTCGCCGTCCTTTATCATCGTGCGCACCACTTCCTCTGCCGTAGCGAGCTTGGGCTTCAGTGCCCGCGACTTTCCGCGGAAGTATGCACGCGCCGCATCCGCGTCCGGGTTGGTAAAAATCCTGTTCAGTCCCGATTTCAGCTCGATATTGTTTTCCATTACTTCAGCCGACATGCTTCCGTCCTCCTGCATGGATTTTTCTTCATCAATCCCGTTCATCCGGCCTGCGCCACGTCGTCCGCATACATGCTCTCGATTACGGGACCGTATTTTTCCTGTACGACCTTGCGTTTCACCTTGAGTGTCGCGGTGAGCTCTCCCGACTCTTTCGAGAAATCCTGCCTGATAATCCGGTATTTCTTTATTGTTTCATACCTGGCAAGGCGCGAGTTCCTTTCGGCCACATGCTCGTCCAGAATCTTCAAAAACTCCGGTTTATCCAAAAGCTCCTCGGGGTCGTTGAACGCGAGTCTCCTTTCCTCTGCAAGTTTGGCCGCGATCTGCCGATCGACATTGATGAGCGCCGTGAGGTATTTCCGCCTTTCGCCGATTACAATGCACTGGGTAAAGAGCGGATCGCTTTTAAAGAGGTTCTCGATGTTCTGCGGCGCCACGTTTTTCCCGCCCGATGTTATGATGATATCCTTCTTCCTGTCTGTGATGATGAGAAATCCCTCTTCGGTGAAAATTCCAATGTCGCCGGTCCGTAGATAACCATCCGGCGTAAAGGCCTCTCTGGTGGCTTCATCATTGCGCCAGTAGCCCCTGACCACGCAATCACCCTTCACGAGAATCTCGCCGTCGTTGTCAATCTTGATGTCGACGCCCGGCAGGGGCTTGCCCACCGTGCCGATACGGTAGTCGGCGAGGTTACTCATCGTTCCCGGTGCGGTCAGCTCGGTCATACCATATCCTTCGATCACATGTATACCGGCCCCGTTGAAGAACTGTATGATCTCCTTCGCCGTTGGAGCGCCGGAGGCCGTCATCCAGCGCACGCGCCCGCCCAGCGCGTTCTGCAGCTTCTTGAATATCATTTGAAACGCAATGAAGTATTCTAACCTGAGCAGAAGCGGAATGCGCTTTTTGCGCTCGCGGTAATCGCTTATCTCCGCCCCGACCTTCTGCCCCCAGTAGAAGACCTTCTGCTTCCATGCGGGCTCGTTTCGCACCTGCATCGTAATACGCTGGTACACCTTTTCGCAAACGCGGGGAACGGCAAGAATCTCGGTGGGCCGCTTTTCCTGTATGTCCTGCACGATGGTGTCCATGCTCTCGGCGTAGGACGAGGTGAGACCGACGTACATGCCGAAGAAATGCCCGGCGATCCTCTCGAACACGTGACTGAGCGGAAGGAAGGGCACGGTCTGGTCGGTATCAAAACCGTACTGCGGCTCGACCGAGGCGAGCGCCTTGATCTGGGCCATGATGTTCTTATGCGAAATCATGGCGCCCTTGGGGTGCCCCGTGGTACCCGAAGTATACACTATGGAGGCCAGATCCTCAACGTCTACCTCGTCAGCCTGTTTTTCGAAAAGCTTCGGATCCTCATCGTGTTTCCGGCTTCCCGCCTGCATCATGTCCGCGAAGCTCAAGACTCCCTGCGGCATGAGGGACTTGCCTTCGGCCTCAATAACCACGATCTTTTCAAGCCGGGGACATCCCTTCCGGGCCGCGAGCGCCTTTTCCATCTGCTCGTTGTTTTCGACTATCACCACTTTCGATTCCGAATGACCGATGATAAACTCCATTTCCTCGGCGGAAAGCGTGGAGTAAATAGGCACCAGCACCGCCCCTATTCCGAGTGTGCCCATATCGGTATACAGCCATTCGAGCCTGTTCTCCGAAACGAGCGAGACACGGTCGCCTTTCTTGATCCCTATCGATAGAAGCCCAAGACCGGCCGATCGCGATCGATCATAGTACTGGTTCCATGTCGCCTGTTCCCACACTCCTTTGCGCTTCTTCTCTACCGCAAGCCTGTCCCCATAACTGAGCACCCTGTTGCGGAAAATCTCGTTAATTGTCCTTTCGGCAACCTGCATCGTCACCACCTCCTGGATTTTACTTTATATGTTTTTGAACACCGGTTTCCGTTTTTCAAGAAACGCCCGTATGCCCTCTTCCTTATCCTCGCTGGCGGCGAGCTTTCCGAAAAGTTCGCTTTCCAGCGCAAGTCCTTCACTCATCGAAAGCCTGCCGCCTGTGATAACCGCCTCGACGATCGCGCGGACGGCGAGCTGTCCCTTCGAAGCGATGCTTCTCGCCAACTTCATCGCCTCGTCCACCACGTCGGCGTGCGGCACGATCCTGTTGACCAGCCCCACGCGCTCGGCCTCCTTCATGTCGATGAACTTTCCGGTAAGCATATATTCCAGCGCCCGCGCGGGGCCCAGAAGGCGCACCATGCGCTGGGTACCTCCGAAGGCGGGAATAATCCCCAGCAATATCTCGGGCAGTCCCATCTGCGCCTGATCGCCGGCTATACGCAGATGGCACGCCAGTGCGAGCTCGGTGCCCCCGCCGAGGGCGAGGCCGTTTATCGCCGCGATATACGGCTTCCTGGAATTTTCGATAAGGTTCAAGATGCCCTGAGCCCGGGCGGTGACCGCGACACCGTCCTCGAAGGTCTTCACATCGCGAACGCGATTGATGTCTGCGCCGACAATGAACATGGGCCCATCCCCGGTGATCACCGCGACCTTCGAATCGGTATCGGCATTTATCCGCCCGACAGTCTCCTCCAGGCCCATGAGCAACTCTTCGTCAAACGCGTTCATCGGCGGATTCGCGAGGGTAATCAACGCCACTCCCTTCCCGTCGGTCAGGCAGGTGCATTTCCCCATGATCGTTTCCACCCCTGTTCGGATTTGAATCCGCGCGGGAACGTAACCCGTCCCCGCGCGGTGTCCATTAGCGCTTCTTCAGTCCCATGATCTCACGCGCCTCGTCCGGGGTGGCTGGTTCCCTGCCCTGGCACTCGGCGATGCGAACGGCCCATTCGACCTGCTCGTAACTTCCCTTTGCCATCTCGCCGTTCGGTATACGGATGTTGTCCTCGAGGCCAACCCGCATGTGGCCGCCCACCAGACAGGACATCGTGACGGCCGGGAACTGGTCATTACCCACGCCGCAGGTGGTGAAGTTAGCGCCTGCGGGAATCGCGTTTTTCAGACACAGGAATGCATCGGGCCTGAATGC
The nucleotide sequence above comes from Spirochaetota bacterium. Encoded proteins:
- a CDS encoding CoA-transferase — its product is MNGIDEEKSMQEDGSMSAEVMENNIELKSGLNRIFTNPDADAARAYFRGKSRALKPKLATAEEVVRTMIKDGDYFAIGGFGANRIPTAICHEIVRQGKKGLGFAGHTSTHDFQILSAGEVFDRCDIAYIIGLEARGLSPNARRYIESGKVELTEWTNATLSWRIKAAAMGLSFMPARNIMGTDTFKYSAAKEILCPFTGQKYAAFPALYPDFAAIHVHECDVYGNCHVYGATVSDQDLAKAAKRVVITTERLVSTESIRQRPEATFIPFWCVDAVIESPYGSYPGNMPYEYFSDEEHIREWLAAEKDAESLKKFMDKYIYGTKNFSEYLALCGGIEKMNKLRRIELLIDKK
- a CDS encoding long-chain fatty acid--CoA ligase; the encoded protein is MQVAERTINEIFRNRVLSYGDRLAVEKKRKGVWEQATWNQYYDRSRSAGLGLLSIGIKKGDRVSLVSENRLEWLYTDMGTLGIGAVLVPIYSTLSAEEMEFIIGHSESKVVIVENNEQMEKALAARKGCPRLEKIVVIEAEGKSLMPQGVLSFADMMQAGSRKHDEDPKLFEKQADEVDVEDLASIVYTSGTTGHPKGAMISHKNIMAQIKALASVEPQYGFDTDQTVPFLPLSHVFERIAGHFFGMYVGLTSSYAESMDTIVQDIQEKRPTEILAVPRVCEKVYQRITMQVRNEPAWKQKVFYWGQKVGAEISDYRERKKRIPLLLRLEYFIAFQMIFKKLQNALGGRVRWMTASGAPTAKEIIQFFNGAGIHVIEGYGMTELTAPGTMSNLADYRIGTVGKPLPGVDIKIDNDGEILVKGDCVVRGYWRNDEATREAFTPDGYLRTGDIGIFTEEGFLIITDRKKDIIITSGGKNVAPQNIENLFKSDPLFTQCIVIGERRKYLTALINVDRQIAAKLAEERRLAFNDPEELLDKPEFLKILDEHVAERNSRLARYETIKKYRIIRQDFSKESGELTATLKVKRKVVQEKYGPVIESMYADDVAQAG
- a CDS encoding enoyl-CoA hydratase-related protein; amino-acid sequence: MGKCTCLTDGKGVALITLANPPMNAFDEELLMGLEETVGRINADTDSKVAVITGDGPMFIVGADINRVRDVKTFEDGVAVTARAQGILNLIENSRKPYIAAINGLALGGGTELALACHLRIAGDQAQMGLPEILLGIIPAFGGTQRMVRLLGPARALEYMLTGKFIDMKEAERVGLVNRIVPHADVVDEAMKLARSIASKGQLAVRAIVEAVITGGRLSMSEGLALESELFGKLAASEDKEEGIRAFLEKRKPVFKNI